The Flavobacterium sp. 1 genome contains the following window.
TGATATAGTCTTTTACCCCTTGCGGAAAATGAACATAATTCCCTTCGTTAATCGAATATATATTTCCATCCTCAGAAAATTTCATATTAGGATGCGAGAGATAAAAAGTTCCGATAGCAGGATTCAAAGTAAATCCGTTCACTCCATGTCCTGTAGTATAGACAAGCATAGTCGAAGTTCCATAAATTACGTAACCTGCAGCTACTTGATTAATACCAGGCTGCAGAAAATCTTCTAGTGTTACGGGAGTTCCGATAGGCGTAATTCTTCTATACACCGAAAAAATAGTTCCTACAGAAACATTTACATCAATATTAGAAGAGCCGTCTAACGGATCCATCAAAACAACATACTTATTATTATGACTGTTATCACTTCCTTCGACTGTAATAAAATCATCATTCTCCTCTGAAGCGATCCCGCAGACAATTTCCCGATTAATTAAAGTCTGAATAAAAACTTCATTGGCATAAACATCCAATTTTTGCTGATCTTCGCCTTGAATATTCTGCTCGCCGGCAGCACCGACAATGTCTACTAATCCTGCTTTGTTTACTTTGTAATTGACAACTTTGGCAGCCAACCGAATTGAATTAATAATCCTGGATAATTCACCCGATGAGTATTGAAAAGCTTTTTGATTTTCAATGATAAATTCGCCTAATGTTTTGTTTCTTTCTTTCATTACGAAATCGATGTAGTTAGTTTGAAGTCACAAATATCGTTTTTTTTGTGAAAATGAAAAGAATAATACTTAGATAGTTTATCTGTATTGTATATTTGCTACATATTTCATAAAAACAAGTTCCTAATTGACTGTTTTTTAATAGAATTCAAGAATAAAAACACGAAATCATGAAAATACGCAAAGGAAGAAAAGAGGACATGCATGGTGTTTTAGCATTAATTCAGGAACTGGCAGTATTCGAAAAAGAGCCAGATGCAGTTTTAATAA
Protein-coding sequences here:
- the fbp gene encoding class 1 fructose-bisphosphatase; the protein is MKERNKTLGEFIIENQKAFQYSSGELSRIINSIRLAAKVVNYKVNKAGLVDIVGAAGEQNIQGEDQQKLDVYANEVFIQTLINREIVCGIASEENDDFITVEGSDNSHNNKYVVLMDPLDGSSNIDVNVSVGTIFSVYRRITPIGTPVTLEDFLQPGINQVAAGYVIYGTSTMLVYTTGHGVNGFTLNPAIGTFYLSHPNMKFSEDGNIYSINEGNYVHFPQGVKDYIKYCQLEEEDRPYTSRYIGSLVSDIHRNMIKGGIYIYPTSSKAPRGKLRLLYECNPMAFIVEQAGGKASDGFDRIMEIQPAELHERVPFFCGSLNMVKKAEEFMHKAKLSKY